The genome window AGACTTTCTTTCAAGATTTTCTTCCTTACTAAGCTTCttatattcgatataaattaagagTCGCAGTGCGTTGTTTGCTTTGTGCGAGACTCCTGGCTACAATACGAACGCTCTGTATCTTCATCTTATTGTTTCAGTCTCTCGACCGAGCGAGATCGAGCTACGTTGAAACGTGAATTGCACCGAGTCGTGGGAAATTGAATTTAGACTTTGTATCGAGTCCAGCTATAGGAAATTGTATTTGCGGCAGAATATCCGCGATATAGCGAGGCCCTAAATTAAAGCATCGAGTAGCTGCACCGATTGATGTCATGTCATCCAGGGTCGTACAAAGACTCGTGCCTCGTCTAACGGCACTCAATTAAAATCTCGTATCGTTGGTTACGTTTTCGAATTTCTATCAATTCGTTGGCGGAAACGTTGAAAACCACCAACTTCGtccatatttattattacgatccATCTGTTAATTCGTtacctacgaaatttgtatcttttatttttccgatTCTATTCGTCGATCGAAACAAAGCTCGTCAAACGCTGGTAACTTTTTGTTAAACGCGCCCTAATATTTGCGCGTTTGTTTCCTTCGATGTAAGCCTGTGTACCGCGATATAGATTCAACTTCATTGCCGCGAACGTTCTTTTGTTCGATCCGCGTCCAGACGACTTTCGAACGTCgtcctttttaattatattttccgacTATGAGTCAGCAACATAGCAAAAATGCCGAAGTTCATGGGTCGAGGTTTCGGCCTTCGAATCCGAATCTACCAAAAATCGACAAACTGAGACAAGTGCAGTTCAACGAGGTAAAATAATAGATCGATTAGTAAGAATCGGTAGGTTAATGCTAAATCGTTTAAAAACATCGATGCAGATGCAAGACAGGAAGAGGTTGTCGATGAGGTTCTCCGCTTTGCTGAATTCGGCAAGTCGCGTGTTCTATCATAAACGTGGAGATCGAGTGAGGGTACGTAAAAGTAACGTATGGAAAACGTTTGGACAGACGCTGTGGTTTAGAAACGAACGATCACGGTCTAATTAACACGATTTGGCGGcgcacgatcgatcgaacaacGCAGGTTCCCAGGTATCAAAACACTTATCGGCTCAGCTCGTTTAACCCTTTCGATGTCGAAGTGGTCGATAAACTGGTGATGGAGACGATGGAGAGTAAATTATCGCCGGTGACGGCATATCATCCAAATCACATGGCGAAATTGTGCTTGGAGATTGGATCGGATTTGCAAAACGCACTCTGCAAAAAGGATTACGATAGGTAATAATGCTCGACACGTTTACGTTGCTCGCAATAAACGCGGAACGTTCGCGATGCCAACAAATTTCGAACGGGCTTACCTCGAGGTTGGCTCGTAAATTCTTTCGTAACAGCTGCTGTCGCTAAAAATCGTTTCTCTTGTTTTTAATTCGAGATTCGACGCTCGAGAACCGCACAGACGGTAGAATAACCCGGGGTTGAAAGTAACGATCTCACTTTAGCATACTGGATTTTGTAGAATCTGTTAGAGTTAGAAAAAGAATCTTCATGCCAGGAGTTTAAACGTTTATCCGATATTATTGGAAATACTATCGTAATCGTTCGTTTACACCTTGACCTCGCGGTGCAACTACAATTTcgtatttcgaaatatttcatttcttgaTTTCGCCTTTCGTTATCTTCGACCCTGGTATATCCTACAGTCGTATCTTTAATGAGAACGTAAAGTTCCAACTTGTAGAAAGTATCTATcctttgtattatttatttgtatcgtaatatttattcttcttgTTAAAAGGTATAAATTAGTGACGCAGGTGACTATAGTGCAACGTCTCGATCAAAGCGTACACGCGGCGTTTCAAAGCCTCTGGGACGCGGAGCGAGACAATTACTCCTATTATGTTTTCGAAAACAACCACATTTACGCATGGTGTTGCGTGTTCGGCCTGTATTACGAGTGAAATTCATCGTCCCGGTTAAATCTCGTTCTGTTACGCGTGGACGCGCGCTCGCGATATTCCCGATATTCGTTGCAATTCCAAACTAATGCTCGctgcttcctttttttctttttttttttttctttttttgtgaCCCGCACGCTCGCTAGATATCGGTGCAATATCGTTGCATAATGAACGGGGATGTATATCGCGACGTTTACGAGGATTCACGCAGCGCGGGCGCGCACTGTTAAATTTATCGGATTTTTCGCGATCGCGCGTCTGACCGGACgaatccttttttttattggtgaaataaaaaattatcgcaAAGCAATTGGCGAGAATGGACatcgtgaaataatttcgGAAACTGTGTCCGATCGGAGAATACAGAGAGTCAACCTGACCCTCCGTAAACCAGCAAGGGTTGGGTTAAATTGTTCGTAAAGGATGGTTGGAAAAAGGTTTCGATCGATTATGAAGTAACCATacagtattaatatttattagtttcGCAACTCCGCCCTTTCCTCCTCCCTGCCCTTCCACCGGTCCTGTTCGCTTTTTCAAGGTGATTTATCGAAGAACTTTCGGCCGGCTCGTCTACTCTCCGTCGGAATAATAGCCAGCGATTTAAAGTTTCGGAAACATGTCCgacatttttatagatattcaCGGACTTATTGGAACATTGCGACCAACCGATCTCGACGTTCTACaagaaaacaagaaacgaCGAATTTGGTCGAACGACTTGCTCCTTGAAAATTCATAACGTGGATTCGCGTTCAGTTTCAGATTCGCTTCAGTTCAGAATATTCGTTTACCTGGAAGCGATAATTGATAGTCGAGCAATTTTTAGAGTCGATTGTAAGCGGGGAAAATACGTTTGAATGCGTTTGCCTCAGCCTAAGGATACATCGCGCGAACTAAACATCCAAGTAATATTTTCCGTGTCATCGTTTCGTGATGTTTGAGTGGAACGGTGGGTAGCCTGTTTCGTAAGCGCGATGGACGAGGAAGCGAGATGATCCGAATGTATTCACGGAGTTTCGTTGCAGGTCGTTAAAAGCGATCGTGCATCTATATAGTCTTACCTATGCTGGCAATTTCCGAGCCCGTAGATTTTTCGATAATATGGTTACAAGAAATATAAGCGCCACCTTAATGACCCCGTTGGAAATTACGGGCGAATGTGTGGCGCGTCGCTTGTTAAATTAATGGTGCAATTTCACCATCGTGTTCCCTGACACGACGCGTGCTTGTCGCGGTGCGAAAACTATGGAAAATCGAAGGAAATGTTAGCAACTTGATGAGCGATcctttgttattttaaattgcgCGTATTTGTTCGATTTCCATTGTTAATTAGGCGAATCGccatcttcaaatttctaatTCCGTAGATACGAGatacgaaatttcattaaaagtaTAGGTAAA of Bombus pascuorum chromosome 6, iyBomPasc1.1, whole genome shotgun sequence contains these proteins:
- the LOC132907947 gene encoding dynein light chain Tctex-type protein 2B-like; this translates as MSQQHSKNAEVHGSRFRPSNPNLPKIDKLRQVQFNEVPRYQNTYRLSSFNPFDVEVVDKLVMETMESKLSPVTAYHPNHMAKLCLEIGSDLQNALCKKDYDRYKLVTQVTIVQRLDQSVHAAFQSLWDAERDNYSYYVFENNHIYAWCCVFGLYYE